A genome region from Actinopolymorpha sp. NPDC004070 includes the following:
- the ahcY gene encoding adenosylhomocysteinase produces MTFDFKVKDLGLAEFGRKEIRLAEHEMPGLMALREEYAAAQPLAGAKIMGSLHMTVQTAVLIETLTALGAQVRWVSCNIFSTQDHAAAAVVVGRNGTPEDPQGVPVFAWKGETLEEYWWCTEQALTWPAGPDGEAGPNMILDDGGDATLLVHKGAEYETNGAVPDPSTADTEEFAIVLGLLKKSFAADPTKWSTIADRIQGVSEETTTGVHRLYEMHRAGTLRFPAINVNDSVTKSKFDNKYGIRHSLVDGINRGTDVLIGGKVAVVAGYGDVGKGAAESLRGQGARVIVTEIDPICALQAAMDGYQVLTLEDVVETADIFITTTGNFNIITADHMARMKHQAIVGNIGHFDNEIDMAGLSKLPGIEKIEIKPQVHEWRFPDGHTIIVLSEGRLLNLGNATGHPSFVMSNSFTNQVIAQIELFTKKDEYPIGVYVLPKHLDEKVARLHLDALGVKLTELTKEQAAYIGVDVAGPYKSDHYRY; encoded by the coding sequence CATGGGCTCGCTGCACATGACGGTGCAGACCGCGGTGCTCATCGAGACGCTGACCGCCCTCGGCGCGCAGGTGCGCTGGGTGAGCTGCAACATCTTCTCCACCCAGGACCACGCCGCCGCGGCCGTGGTCGTCGGGCGGAACGGCACCCCCGAGGACCCGCAGGGCGTCCCGGTGTTCGCCTGGAAGGGCGAGACGCTGGAGGAGTATTGGTGGTGCACCGAGCAGGCGCTCACCTGGCCGGCCGGTCCCGACGGTGAAGCCGGCCCGAACATGATCCTCGACGACGGCGGCGACGCGACGCTGCTCGTCCACAAGGGCGCGGAGTACGAGACCAACGGCGCGGTGCCCGACCCCTCCACGGCCGACACCGAGGAGTTCGCGATCGTCCTCGGCCTGCTGAAGAAGTCGTTCGCGGCCGACCCGACGAAGTGGTCCACCATCGCCGACCGCATCCAGGGCGTCAGCGAGGAGACCACCACCGGCGTCCACCGGCTGTACGAGATGCACCGGGCCGGCACGCTGCGTTTCCCGGCGATCAACGTCAACGACTCGGTCACCAAGTCGAAGTTCGACAACAAGTACGGCATCCGCCACTCGCTCGTGGACGGCATCAACCGCGGCACCGACGTCCTCATCGGCGGCAAGGTCGCGGTCGTCGCGGGCTACGGCGACGTCGGCAAGGGCGCGGCGGAGTCCCTGCGCGGTCAGGGCGCCCGGGTGATCGTCACCGAGATCGACCCGATCTGCGCGCTGCAGGCGGCGATGGACGGCTACCAGGTCCTCACCCTGGAAGACGTGGTGGAGACCGCCGACATCTTCATCACCACCACCGGCAACTTCAACATCATCACCGCCGACCACATGGCCCGGATGAAGCACCAGGCCATCGTCGGCAACATCGGCCACTTCGACAACGAGATCGACATGGCCGGTCTTTCGAAGCTGCCCGGCATCGAAAAGATCGAGATCAAGCCGCAGGTCCACGAGTGGCGCTTCCCCGACGGCCACACGATCATCGTGCTGTCGGAGGGCCGGCTGCTCAACCTGGGCAACGCCACCGGTCACCCGAGCTTCGTGATGTCGAACAGCTTCACCAACCAGGTGATCGCGCAGATCGAGCTGTTCACCAAGAAGGACGAGTACCCGATCGGCGTGTACGTCCTGCCCAAGCACCTGGACGAGAAGGTCGCCCGGCTGCACCTGGACGCCCTCGGCGTCAAGCTCACCGAGCTGACCAAGGAGCAGGCCGCCTACATCGGTGTCGACGTGGCCGGGCCGTACAAGTCCGACCACTACCGCTACTGA